In Drosophila santomea strain STO CAGO 1482 chromosome 2L, Prin_Dsan_1.1, whole genome shotgun sequence, a single window of DNA contains:
- the LOC120458527 gene encoding keratin, type I cytoskeletal 16, translating into MWRFLLICSIQLICASEHSGEGYGDGYGYGGGGGGGGIGGSGGSGGGGDGHFHHHTPTTYSEISKHVPVHVIEKVPLPIPHPVAVQVPNVIRLQIPEPYAVHVPVQQEIHVPVYKIVPEITEKKIPYTVEKPYPVEVEKPYPVEVIKQIKIPVPKPYPVPFTIYKHVLQKEHGW; encoded by the exons ATGTGGAGATTC CTTCTGATTTGCAGTATTCAACTGATTTGCGCCTCGGAGCACAGTGGCGAAGGATATGGCGATGGTTACGGATacggcggaggaggcggcggtggcggcatCGGCGGATCAGGAGGcagcggcggaggaggcgATGGCCACTTCCACCACCACACACCCACCACGTACTCGGAGATCTCGAAGCACGTGCCGGTGCACGTGATCGAAAAGGTGCCACTGCCCATTCCCCATCCGGTGGCCGTTCAGGTGCCCAACGTCATTCGGCTGCAGATACCGGAACCCTACGCCGTCCACGTGCCCGTCCAGCAGGAGATCCACGTGCCGGTGTACAAAATAGTGCCCGAAATAACCGAAAAGAAGATACCCTACACCGTGGAGAAGCCATACCCCGTCGAGGTGGAGAAACCCTATCCCGTCGAAGTGATCAAGCAGATCAAGATTCCGGTGCCTAAGCCGTATCCTGTTCCTTTTACCATCTACAAGCACGTCCTGCAAAAGGAGCACGGATGGTGA